From the Homalodisca vitripennis isolate AUS2020 unplaced genomic scaffold, UT_GWSS_2.1 ScUCBcl_7659;HRSCAF=15442, whole genome shotgun sequence genome, the window ATTGAATTAGATATTTGTGTGGGCAAGGATATTTCCGTCCTTTCCCCATTAGCACGGcaataattagaaattattaagACGCTATTATATAAAGTTGTACAGGAGTACTGCATGTGCTCCTTATTGAACCAGTACGTTACATCACGTTGCATAAAAAGTTTAGtcatatatatacgtatatttataaaataatgtttactttaaattctttgcttatatataatttttatacacacacaaacacaaacacacatacatattacatacattaaaGATCGTAAAAACACGTTGCAATAccattgtattgtaaatataaaaatttatttaagggaCTGTTCTTGTGGAATCGTAAATAATCTTCAAAAGGTTTTACTACAAACTATCTATGTTCTATAATAAGATCTCGATAGTTCTATTAACCATCATCGGTCTAAATCCAGTTTCATTACAATAGACTGATCCGTTACATCGACTTGTGTTAATCTGCAGGAACTGCAGCGTAGTGTTTCGAAACTCTGATGAAATTGCAACTTATCTCAGAAAATAAGCTTGAAGGTTCGTACAAATCGTTCTTATTGTGTCAGATGGCGACGGTGTAATAAGTTGTactaaaacaatggttttttgcCTAATccaaagaagaaaaaaaatgtgCAAAGgtaaagaatatattaattatttatttgagcAAGTATATTATTTCTGGTATTTTCATTTTCCTCATTAGTATGGTAATAATTTGATATCAtcgtataaatttatatattttgtagacaTGTGCTTTTATGCCTGACCTGGCCTTATTAAATATGTACGCCACACAACAAACGATGCATAAGAACTTCATGAATACAGGTCATTATAGTTAAACAGACAgacaataatacaacaaaatgcGCACGTCTCAATGataacaaaagagaaattgtaccagcctaACGATTGTTACGCTTCAATaccgctcagcaaaattccatgaaCAAAACTACCATAGAACTGTTTCTTGTCTGAgtagatataaaatgttttgcaaaatttcTTCTAcacatgaaatctttctcgagttATCTTGTGGGTAGCAGTGTTTAGTTGTACTACGCCTGTTACTAGGCTACATGTTTAAATGACACTGTACTCAATTTGTCTACAAACTTACtgtctgcaattttctcgttgccattatggttatcCATAGGACCAATGTAATAATAGTCAATAAAActtagccaaatcctatggagtgacaacACCATCGTAGTTTAGTGTTGCGTGCATAGAAGTAAAACttcttgtaatttttcaaatgtataggTAGAATTGTTTTCGGTAAATcgtgcagatagacagacagacagaaagacagaaatgaaattctttCTCGTTTGATAGCCCTCGCCAGTCAGTTTAGTTAGTTCATATTCAATATAGAAAACAGCaataaattttttagaattatgAACTGTGAACCatgttttagttataataaacttacaagctaaatttaaaccaaaataaccATGTAATCCAAAAAATTTTTGCATTTTCTGCTTTGCATTCTTGATGGAAGTTACcgttttaattaaaaagacatttttattcttccatttttaaattcatttcaaaagcACTTGGGCCAGTTAATGCAACTGATGATgtcttaaccggcgaaagcgcttttaaaataaatttaaattgtgcaagaaaaaaaatgtctattaaattaaacattttgtagcATTTATAACAATCAGTTGCCATTATTTACTTCAATAGAGATGCTTTGTTGATGATATAAAACTTACATgtgcaataattatttaagagGGAGACAATAACCCCATATGTAAATTTTTAGATTGCAACACTCGCAGATTGAGGTTAACGAGCCTTAAGCTAGCTTTTTATAACGGTTGTCCCCTATTGTGGTACTTTTACAAGATCTTTTAGTGTGGCGATAAGGTAATGTTGGTGGTAGACCGCCTAGCCATGTCGGCCTGAGCATAAGTTACACGTATATTCCGTACAGTGTTCAATAGCACGCCACATGCTACAATGAAGACAATGTTTATGACCTTATACTCCGTAACAATCTTTACACTAAAGCTCGGTGTACTCCGCCTTGTAGGGTAGCGATAAGGAAATTCTGGCGGTAGACCACAAGGCCGCGTCACCTTGATTATGCTGGCGATATATAACCTGGCCGCTCGACCTGACCATATGTTACACTGTATATTCCGTAAAGCTTACAATAGCACGCTACATTTCAAAATGATTGCGCTACACCAACTCGCTAGGTCGGCCTGACCATATGTTACACTGTATATTCGGTAAAGCTTACAATAGCAcgctaaatttcaaaatgattgcgCTACATCAACTCGCTAGGTCGGCCTGACCATACGTTACACTGTATATTCCGTAAAGCTTACAATAGCACGCTACATTTCAAAATGATTGCGCTACACCAACTCGCTAGGTCGGCCTGACCATATGTTACACTGTATATTCGGTAAAGCTTACAATAGCAcgctaaatttcaaaatgattgcgCTACACCAACTCGCTAGGTCGGCCTGACCATATGTTACACTGTATATTCGGTAAAGCTTACAATAGCAcgctaaatttcaaaatgattgcgCTACATCAACTCGCTAGGTCGGCCTGACCATACGTTACACTGTATATTCCGTAAAGCTTACAATAGCACGCTACATTTCAAAATGATTGCGCTACACCAACTCGCTAGGTCGGCCTGACCATATGTTACACTGTATATTCGGTAAAGCTTACAATAGCAcgctaaatttcaaaatgattgcgCTACACCAACTCGCTAGGTCGGCCTGACCATATGTTACACTGTATATTCGGTAAAGCTTACAATAGCACGctatatttcaaaatgattgcGCTAAATCAACTCGCTAGGTCGGCCTGACCGTACGTTACACTGTATATTCGGTAAAGCTTACAATAGCACGCTACGTTTCAAAATGATTGCGCTACACCAACTCGCTAGGTCGGCCTGACCATATGTTACACTGTATATTCGGTAAAGCTTATAATAGCAcgctaaatttcaaaatgattgcgCTCCATCAACTCGCTAGGTCGGCCTGACCATATGTTACACTGTATATTCGGTAAAGCTTACAATAGCACGCTACATTTCAAAATGATTGCGCTAAATCAACTCGCTAGGTCGGCCTGACCGTACGTTACACTGTATATTCGGTAAAGCTTACAATAGCACGCTACATTTCAAAATGATTGCGCTACACCAACTCGCTAGGTCGACCTGACCATATGTTACACTGTATATTCGGTAAAGCTTACAATAGCACGCTACATTTCAAAATGATTGCGCTACACCAACTCGCTAGGTCGGCCTGACCTTACGTTACTCCGTATATTCACCAAAGCGTTAAATAGCACCCCTAACTCCACAAAGCTTGCGGAACACCAAATTCCTTTGTCGCCCTGACCAGATTTTACACCGTATTATTCAGTGAACGTACGTACAATAACTCCCCACAAGCTACAATACTAGCGGTACACCACCTCGTTTTTTGACCAGACCATACGTTACACTGTATATTCAGTACAGCGTACAACAGAACCGACTCACCACAATGAAGACgatttttatgtacttaattggtaattaacacaatatttacactaATACGCGATATGTTTCACCATGCATGGTGTCAGCTGCTTTTCTAGTATAAGTAATTGTACGTTGCATcatgtaaaactataaaatttgactgcattcataaatatatcatcaaaaaatgaaatttctaaaatattttcttttgttttgtactgCTTCAATGCACCATGTTGATTAAAGAACGTTTTAAACATTCTTACCTGCTGAATTTccttatacatacaaatatttagtatctCTACCATCCATGAGTGTTTAACTATGACACTTAAAACTATACAATGCTGTGTATCACCATTATGTATCGTGTCTCAACGACCACTCAACCTTGGGTTTCAGGTAATTAACAATGCCTCTTTGGTATATTTTAGCACTACTTGAAGATTaagattagtatttttataaaactaatacgACCTATTATTTCGGGAACAAACTATACCATGTACATGGCTTTCCGTAAATCCTAATAAAATCATCATTTACTGACCAAAATGACTAAGAAATAATCTCatataaagtataatactatCTTACTTAGTTTACTGGCTgtctgtttgtgtgtgttttttaaatatatcttttgtctttaaataaaagcatataattCAAATTATGCAAAATCGTAGTCTAACTAAGTCTCACCATAGAATATGGAACAACTGGTACAACTTAAGTTTTATATGACATGTCTCGatgttattatttcaacactttaTATGGCACCACTTTAACCTTACTTGACATTTTTTAAACGCACTTTAAAATAAGGTCTTAATTGAAAGAAAGGTTTTTGGATAAGTTTTTCAAATCCAGACAGCCGAAAAATATACCAATATGTACCTATGAATACTTTATATTATAGTTCTTGCTTATTTCGATCTTATATATCATTGTATTTGATTAGTAACTTATAGACgcaatgtataaatatattttcaaactttttttaaataagaatttatcTTTATCATATTGCATAAGATTTTTTCACGTTCCATTTTTCACCCAACATCATCCGATATAACGGTATATTCTTATTAGTAGTAGGAGTATAGATGTCATTTAAGATGTTAGTATCTAGTTTGATTAAAAGGTTCATAGTTTTGTAAAGTGTTCGTATTATgccaattgtttaaaaatacatataggCCACTTACAAGGTATAGTATCAAGTTTCTACCATCACTGATATCTTCTACCAGTAGAATTAGACAtagtttatacattaaaatgGATTTGATTTTGATGTAGCAATTGTGTGTAGTTTCTGGGCTGTAATTCTGTAACCAACTTATCAAGCCACATATTATCACACCCTATCAATATTCAACATCCACCCCCCATCCTACCACCATCGTGTCACTGGCTCATCTATGTGTAAATCGTTCAGGCGTAAACattaaagtaatttctttttgCTAAAGTTCATTTTCTTGCACTGTCATTTATGTGATAACTACGTCGTAAGTGTCATGTGACAATCAAACAGATGATTACACACATTCAAAATCAAATCACACCTGGATACAGAAACTCCGTTCGTGGAAGAgcatattataaaatcatttatacaaTATAACTCAGCATAACAAGAGTGCATGCAGAAGCTTAAACCGTTATAAAAAGGATTatatacaccttaaaaataaacaagaaagaaaATTACTTCATATTATATTGATCGCTGATCGGTACACCGTCAGCAAACCATAATTTATCTCCACCCATTCCATTCATCTTTATAGCGAAAGAGTGTCAATGGTTCTTCctaattttcttttgtaatttattttatttacaatgttaaaacgcaacgtaaatttataatttaagataagTTTTTAGTAACTTATTGTcttaaaatgtgttgttaagaACTTATTTCGTTTGATTGAGCTATATTTTGTGATACATGTTTTGATATGTATACGCATAGATATCTAGAATACAAAATCACCTGTAATCtggatgaattttttattttttaattttcttatcaggTGCACAGCTGGATCTTAGTATTTGCAACATGTTTTCCTGACATAGAGCtgaaaattcatgaaaataatctaaaacattataagggcaaaataaattttaataagttgcACATgtttatggatattaaataatactataaattatcatagagataatattttgaattgcCATTGCAAAATTAAATCCTGATCTCCTACATTTCAAATTTTCCATCCCGTTTACCTATAGTAAATCAACAAACACGGTAAgttacataatacaaaaaattactgtTGTTTACACTAAACTACTTATGGTATTAGATATTTTCATTTTggattttatcaaagttttgaatgaAGTCGAATAAATTCGTAGTTCAAGGCTCTTCTCATATAAGCAAGCTAAAGTCGTACTGGCAACACTTAAAGTAATCTACTGAGGACCATATTTTCTGGGTTGGGCTTGTCACTTCACTTCAGTTTTCACAATAACGTACAAACAGACACTATTTATAAAATCTGTTGGTTTCCAGTGGCCGTGGTGGTGGCATTCTTCGTCTGCTGGGCACTTTTCCAAGTGCAGCGACTGTACTCGGTGTTCGGGTTCGCGGGCGATGACACCACCCACACAGCGTTCCTGGTCCACAAGGTGATGACGTATGCCAGCGGGATCTTCTACTATCTGTCCACCACCATCAATCCCATCCTGTACAACATCATGTCGCTCAAGTTCCGACAGGCCTTCAAGGTAGGCTTTGAgagctataatttataataacaggCTCTCGTTTTTGTTTAATGTATGACAGCGGGATCTTCTACTATCTGTCCACCACCACCAATCCCATCCTGCACAACATCATGTCGCTCAAGTTCCGACAGGCCTTCAAGGTAGGCTTTGAgagctataatttataataacaggCTCtcgtttttgtttattgtatgccAGCGGGATCTTTACTATCTGTTCACCACCATCAATCCCATCCTGTACAACATCATGTCGCTCAAGTTCCGACAGGCCTTCAAGGTAGGCTTTGAgagctataatttataataacaggCTCtcgtttttgtttattgtatgccAGCGGGATCTTTACTATCTGTCCACCACCATCAATCCCATCCTGTACAACATCATGTCGCTCAAGTTCCAACAGGCCTTCAAGGTAGGCTTTGAgagctataatttataataacaggCTCtcgtttttgtttattgtatgacAGCGGGATCTTCTACTATCTGTCCACCACCACCAATCCCATCCTGCACAACATCATGTCGCTCAAGTTCCGACAGGCCTTCAAGGTAGGCTTTGAgagctataatttataataactggCTCtcgtttttgtttattgtatgccAGCGGGATCTTTTACTATCTGTCCACCACCATCAATCCCATCCTGTACAACATCATGTCGCTCAAGTTCCGACAGGCCTTCAAGGTAGGCTTTGAGAACTACAAATTGTAATAGGTAGCATTATGTACTTAagtgtacataaaatacataaagtaaatGGCACGGCGATCACAGATTAGTTCCTTTCACAGACATACATTCGAGTGAAACACACAATCAATCGCGGCGCCTGTTTCCATTAGGTAGCCACTCGGACCCACCATCATCATGTGTTGTATGGTTTCCTGTTCTGCTCCGCAATCACAACTTGTAGATTGCGCCACGGATACTAGACGACACATTAGGAGTTACGCCGGGGTGCGCATTAGCAAGCCGGCCTCGCCTGTGCAGCGGACGCTTGGCTGGTGAAAGGCTGACGTCATCAACCGCGACGGGCTTTGCGTGATCCCTACTGTGTCTAGTATCCTTAGGTTGCTCTCTGCCCCACTTGTGTAGTGAGTCCCCGCATATGCTGTGGCAGGTTCCGCAGTATGCATTGTAGTCGATCGCGCATCTTCCCCACTTCAAAATTTATCACTGCCGGATTCAAGTAGCTAGTTTCCACTGAGCTGCAGTCACATAAACATGGCAACTTCTATAAATTCTCTCCCCAAATTTGCATTGAGCAGTAGTATTCGCTACCTATCAGCAGAAGGGAATAGTGCTGCAGACAGCCACCGGAGCATGTTCCCGTATTTACGAGGAAAACGTTTTAACTTTTGTGTATGTGAATGTTGTAGGAAGTTTTTATAAGGGCGAACTGCTTGCACAATGAAGAAGGTTACCTAGGGTAGGTTGcgtttttttcaataatacacaAATCTGTTGCTAGAAACGTTTCTTCTTGAACAAATTGATAAAGTAGTTATATAAAACCGTAGATTCATAAGTGCTTTGGAATTCCAGATGTTTCAAAATCTTCTCTTTACTCTAATGTAACAgaaagtttaaactaaaaaaaggagTTGTGCTCGCTGGGTGCCGAGGTTGTTGACTGAGACCCGCAGAACTCGATGAATAGGTTCCGGTTTGACATGCCttgaattgataaataaatttaacacatttagCTACTTTTAACGCCATCACGCAAATTTCCATCACTCATTCTAAGTAAACAAGGAACATTCTCCAATTAATGTTTTCTGAACGATTCCTCTCTGCTTGCAGGAAACTAATCACACTCCACAATTTACATTTGGTGGGAGAATCAATGTGACATTATGCAGCAGCAGCAGCTGAGCGCAAACTGACTATTCGAACTCTTCAATGAGAAATATTGTAGAAGGAAGACTTCTCCACAAACCGCAGACCTACCTCGTGTCTGGCCGTCTTTCATGAAATCGGAGGTTGAAATTACAAGGGAGCCCGTGGCATTGGAGAGtaggttttttttgtttccttgtTCTTGTACTTCTCTTTAATCGAAATTTAAAAGAATCAGTCAAGAGCGTTAAACTGTTTTATCGGCAACATATTGGTAGCGTGTTAAGCAAAAGAAACTTAATTCAAAAGAATTAGAATGCTTTTAAAGCAGGTAACACTTACACTATATCATACATTATTGAACACTGATATAGACTGAACTCAActaaaaacacaatttcactaTTTTCAACATAGAAccatgtatttatttcaatattagaacttttcacaaacaatattatttttcttttttaatcttatttttataatcttcGAAATACACTTAATTTGCATGTATAAGTTTCTAAATTTCAATGAAGTACCTTCGTCATCTATAGtaattattacaaagtatacGAGAAATGGAAAttcgaaataatttatttataagaaaagattaaTATTGTATTTGCTCTACAGAAGCAAATACGAGTAGTTAATGATTAAATTGTTCCTCCAATACATAAATATCTGCAAACATCGTGTTATGAAATTCCTTTAGTGGAATGTATCCATAAACAACAGTCGAGGACAAAACGATGCGCTTCCAGACCACTTGGTGGTGATTTGTATTACAAGTACTTTATCTACAAATAGAACGGTTTCTCCTCGATTCTGGCGGAGAATGTGCAATATACACAACTCGCAGAGGTGATGGTACCATGCACGCTCTCGCATATCTTATTTATATACCATCTGAAGTAGCAAGTGATTTGTTTttgataaagtaattaataaattattctttattggaTATTTCTTGACGATTAATAGAagcattataaatgaaatattcactgtacttataaacatttatacgagtaataatatattaatcaaatataaattaaatgtataataacaatTGTTTCATTAGTACTGATAAATGGTTTCTATTGCTGTCGTATTATACAAGACTcttcttgtaaaaatatacttttaggtCTGTCATTTGAAATTCGCTAAGcaatcatttttattacaataatttaaacaaagtaaagCAACCTAAAAGCCTAAGAAAGATGTACAAAACTTAATTATCaatacaatgttttgttataagaCGTAGTTGGTAATTAACGATGCATTATTTGAAAAAAGATAGTAGAATTTCCGACATTAGCTTTTACTATATTATGTTCCAGATAAAAAAGTCCACGTTTCGAGTGTTGAAATATACTCTTCCTcaggttttttaaaaactataatccATAAGTTTATAAGCCACAACTCAACATTGCAACTAAAATGTATGATATAGAACATTCAACATACCTAACAGATTTCACAACATGATATGATAATTTTACAGAATAAAGTTTAAGACCTTAGAAACAGGgcggatttcaatcctcgaaacgtatatattaatgtttgtagaatatttcaatattagtCTCTTTCAGTCAAAAAGCGGCCAAGTCTGGACTTAAATCTGCTCGACGATAGTGCAAATTTTATATCAGCGTGtaaattgttacaaattgttACACATGTATGTGcacaatacattaaattaacgattagaacaaatttaaaaatattgttattaaaatagatccaatcatgtttgtttcttttactGCTCAAACGCATTTAATTGTTTCGTTAAAttccatattaaaaaaactaatattctgTGTTATATCATTTTAAGttactttcaatttaatttaaattcaactaGTTTCAGAAAATGTCAGAAGAAAAGTAGACTTAAGTGCGGCTCTCtcaaaactttacaaataattgcatcgtttaaaaatggaaaatatcgTATTGCTTAACAACCTGCTCTAATATTGACATTCAAACTTTGTACTATTCAGTAGCAGTAACCATGGATATTAAAACTTCTGTATAATAAGACACATTAACGTTTCCTAACGTTAGTAAACGTGACAGTCAACTTCATTGTATTCTTGTTTGTATATCCTTTGAATCgtttgttattatattgaaaaagtgTATTAGCttaactacataattttttattttattccaaagcCGAATTCAGTTTTATACAGATGGACTAAAAccattagtttattaaaaaaacatatcagATGTTAAGTAAATAAGGATCATTTTTAAACGAGACATTTTACACCTAAGGGATAAAGACCAGCAATTATGTTTTGACGTTAAAACCCGTTCAAAACTAAACAGAAAAcgtaaatatgaatatattgtatgacacttttttacaaaatataaaaataagatattttaagtaaTTCTTAAGTCATCAATCTCCGAATGTAGGTTATCcgaattacattaaattaattaaatgtttgttttaatctatCTGTAATTAGGCTAAACtactgtttaaaaagaaaatttttcaactaaaatatttaggaaatgtTCTAAACATTATTACagcaataatatgaaattaaaccattttttactGCCTTATAAGATTTTAATGTCAGTTTGCCTAATCCAAATTAAGGTTGGCTCCATCAACTTCGGATAATTGTTTCTCTAGTGCTGTACCACTAACGTAAAAGTTACCCATAGCTTCTACAATAACactttcagttatatttttatctttattaaaaataagagtaTTCCGGCAGAAATAACTTTAATCTTTAAAGCCCAAACCTGTTGTTCCAAACAATATGGCAAAATAC encodes:
- the LOC124374257 gene encoding pyrokinin-1 receptor-like; this translates as AVVVAFFVCWALFQVQRLYSVFGFAGDDTTHTAFLVHKVMTYASGIFYYLSTTINPILYNIMSLKFRQAFKRDLYYLFTTINPILYNIMSLKFRQAFKRDLYYLSTTINPILYNIMSLKFQQAFK